DNA from Gammaproteobacteria bacterium:
CAGGCGCGCTCGACCGGGTTTTTGTAACGGTTATCGGCAGTCACTTTGCGCGTTTAATGGTCGATGCCCGAATTTGAGCGCGAAGTCTACTACGAAAGGCGCGTTATTGCAGGCCGGTCGCAACTGGTGCGCATCAGCCACCGGAACATCAAGTGCCCGTATCGCCGTTGGCAACGTGCAGACCGCACTCTTTTTGCGTTTCTTCCTCCCACCACCAGCGGCCCTCGCGCTCGTGTTGATGCGGCAGCACCGCGCGCGTGCAGGGTTCGCAGCCGATGCTGACATAACCGCGCTCATGCAACTCGTTGTACGGTACGTTATTGGCGCGAATATAAGCCCACACCTGGTCGGAACGCCAGCCCGCCAGCGGATTGAATTTAATGAGCGGGTGGTCGTCGGTGCCGTAAGTCGTATCGGTTTGTACGATCGGCACGTCCAGCCGCGTCGGGCTTTGATCCCGGCGCTGACCGGTCACCCAGGCGTCAAGGGTGGCGAGCTTGCGCTTCAGCGGCTCGACCTTGCGGATGCCGCAGCATTCATGATGCCCATCCTCGTAAAAGCTGAACAGCCCCTTGCGGCGCACCAGATCCTGTAGTGAAAAAGTATCCGGCGACAGCATTTCCAGTTCGAGACGATAGTGCTTTCTGATGCGCTCCAGATAACGATATGTCTCCGCGTGCAGACGCCCGGTATCCAGCGAAAACACCTTGACCTTGGGATCGATGCGCACCGCCATGTCGATCAGCACCACGTCCTCGGCGCCGCTGAACGAGATGGCTACGTCGTCGCACGAGTCCAGCGCCAGGCGCAGGATTTCGCGCGGATGCCTGTCCTCGTGGATCTTGGCCTGACGGCGAATTTCGAGCGTGGATAAAGCCATTGCGCTGCCTCGTGCTGAAACGTTGCCAACGCGCCTCCATTCATCATTCATTGAATGT
Protein-coding regions in this window:
- a CDS encoding phosphoadenylyl-sulfate reductase, with the protein product MALSTLEIRRQAKIHEDRHPREILRLALDSCDDVAISFSGAEDVVLIDMAVRIDPKVKVFSLDTGRLHAETYRYLERIRKHYRLELEMLSPDTFSLQDLVRRKGLFSFYEDGHHECCGIRKVEPLKRKLATLDAWVTGQRRDQSPTRLDVPIVQTDTTYGTDDHPLIKFNPLAGWRSDQVWAYIRANNVPYNELHERGYVSIGCEPCTRAVLPHQHEREGRWWWEEETQKECGLHVANGDTGT